The following proteins are co-located in the Armatimonadota bacterium genome:
- a CDS encoding cytochrome c family protein — MKFFLALVAVVPWLALTQVRPSQETVILISGNLNGYLSPCGCTTPMEGGIRRLGSAIKAHQIPGRTLFLVNGPLTAGFGRQDELKLESAAEAYGSLGISAINYSQIDAKLGPGSLEALTRFTKNRVVGREVQPLVRQNGFAIYGLRSGDPTPVFEPKSIVLFEGPRDSAMKLAKDNPKVKLVVYVANSQFPPLPSKVGHSWIVASGEKGKRVLKLTLKGDLFTSYQIISLGPEWTDDAAMGRIFSRYQTRIDREGLLDLLPRRNTPEYAGSLACRSCHEETYKIWSKTQHSTALSTLEKVGQARDPDCVSCHVVGLESHSGFVNRSYTNDLANVGCESCHGPAKAHSMAPSENPMQKVGAKSCAPCHNPAHSPKFDYNSYWEKVRH, encoded by the coding sequence ATGAAGTTCTTTCTGGCACTGGTTGCGGTGGTTCCCTGGCTCGCGCTCACGCAAGTGCGGCCAAGCCAGGAAACTGTCATCCTGATTTCCGGGAATCTGAACGGCTACTTATCGCCTTGCGGATGCACGACCCCAATGGAAGGCGGAATCCGGCGACTCGGCTCGGCGATCAAGGCGCACCAAATCCCTGGTCGAACTCTTTTTCTGGTGAACGGGCCTCTCACCGCCGGATTTGGCCGGCAGGATGAGTTGAAGCTAGAATCAGCCGCTGAGGCGTATGGTTCGCTCGGTATCTCAGCGATCAACTATTCGCAAATTGACGCTAAACTTGGCCCCGGTTCACTGGAAGCGCTGACACGTTTCACAAAAAATCGGGTGGTAGGGCGCGAAGTTCAACCCTTGGTCCGGCAGAATGGGTTCGCGATCTATGGCCTCCGATCCGGAGACCCCACTCCAGTCTTTGAACCTAAGTCCATCGTTCTCTTCGAAGGTCCGCGAGACTCAGCGATGAAGTTGGCAAAGGACAATCCCAAAGTCAAGCTGGTTGTTTATGTGGCGAACTCTCAATTTCCGCCATTGCCCAGCAAGGTCGGTCACTCCTGGATCGTGGCCTCGGGAGAGAAAGGCAAACGGGTCTTGAAACTCACTCTCAAAGGAGATCTTTTCACTAGTTATCAGATCATCTCACTCGGTCCAGAATGGACCGACGATGCCGCAATGGGCCGGATATTCTCCCGCTACCAAACACGCATCGATCGAGAGGGACTATTAGACCTCCTCCCTCGCCGAAACACGCCCGAATACGCTGGTTCGCTTGCTTGTCGGTCCTGCCATGAAGAAACGTACAAGATTTGGTCCAAAACTCAGCACAGTACGGCGCTGAGCACTTTGGAAAAGGTCGGACAGGCTCGCGATCCGGATTGTGTGAGCTGCCACGTGGTCGGGCTCGAAAGTCATTCAGGTTTCGTGAATAGAAGCTATACAAATGACCTTGCAAATGTGGGGTGTGAGTCGTGCCATGGTCCGGCCAAAGCGCACTCGATGGCTCCCAGTGAGAACCCAATGCAGAAAGTTGGAGCCAAATCATGCGCTCCTTGCCACAATCCCGCCCATAGCCCGAAATTTGATTACAACTCCTACTGGGAGAAAGTTAGACACTAA
- the ndk gene encoding nucleoside-diphosphate kinase, whose product MSEKTLVLIKPGGVSRGLIGEVTRRVEARGLVVAGMKLINAERSTVEAHYAEHKERPFFKDVCDYLTSGPIVAMAVSGDNAIKAIRTMMGATNPIDATPGTIRGDFALTIDDNLTHSSDSPESAARELGLWFPEGTAR is encoded by the coding sequence ATGAGTGAAAAGACTCTTGTGCTTATCAAGCCAGGCGGAGTGAGCCGTGGGCTTATTGGAGAAGTGACTCGGCGCGTCGAAGCTCGAGGACTGGTTGTTGCCGGTATGAAGTTGATCAACGCAGAGCGATCGACCGTTGAAGCGCATTACGCCGAACACAAGGAACGACCGTTTTTCAAGGATGTTTGCGACTACCTCACGAGCGGCCCAATCGTGGCGATGGCCGTCAGTGGCGACAACGCAATCAAAGCCATTCGAACCATGATGGGTGCCACCAACCCAATCGATGCCACTCCTGGCACGATCCGTGGCGACTTCGCGCTGACCATCGACGATAACTTGACCCACAGCAGCGACAGCCCAGAATCTGCGGCTCGCGAACTTGGTCTCTGGTTCCCAGAAGGCACCGCCCGCTAA
- a CDS encoding GGDEF domain-containing protein — protein MKNLEDMNLAAVWVNPNHTVQAAKVLMRGFGIKALAILEASKILGIVSLDSLQDADEQSEVRGYLRPLPTTLGPKIGVVQAAQKFVDEDLEVAVVVDEDRFVGLVTSNMLLKELRRSWDPLTGLGWSDRLREWGANQLSQGQEITVLFIDLDDFGKYNKQYGHVVGDRVLKKVANLLKDTIDPKRDVLVRFGGDEFAIATLRPRQQAEDLGALIKDRSGSMFLEEAYRPITFSVGVAGGRRSVIRPDIHAAATFDELVNAASRDAQAQKVLRKARQAAE, from the coding sequence TTGAAGAACCTTGAAGATATGAATTTGGCAGCGGTGTGGGTGAACCCGAATCACACGGTGCAGGCAGCAAAGGTTCTGATGCGGGGATTTGGGATCAAGGCGCTTGCCATCCTCGAAGCCTCAAAAATCCTGGGAATCGTATCCCTCGATAGCCTTCAGGATGCGGATGAGCAAAGCGAAGTTCGGGGCTACCTTCGCCCTCTTCCGACGACTCTTGGGCCGAAGATTGGCGTGGTTCAAGCGGCACAAAAATTCGTTGACGAGGACCTCGAAGTGGCGGTCGTCGTTGATGAAGATCGATTTGTCGGGCTGGTGACCTCAAACATGCTCCTCAAAGAGCTTCGGCGCTCGTGGGATCCGCTCACCGGATTGGGTTGGAGCGACCGACTGCGCGAGTGGGGCGCAAATCAGCTTTCGCAGGGTCAAGAAATCACGGTCTTGTTCATCGACCTCGACGATTTTGGGAAGTACAACAAGCAATACGGCCATGTGGTCGGTGACCGCGTACTCAAAAAGGTAGCGAATCTGCTCAAGGACACCATCGATCCTAAGCGGGATGTGCTCGTGCGGTTCGGCGGTGATGAGTTCGCGATTGCGACATTGCGTCCACGCCAGCAGGCCGAAGATCTTGGCGCGCTGATCAAAGACCGTTCTGGATCGATGTTCCTGGAAGAAGCTTATCGCCCGATCACATTCTCGGTGGGAGTTGCTGGTGGCCGCCGGTCGGTCATCCGCCCGGATATCCATGCCGCGGCAACATTCGACGAGTTGGTCAACGCGGCCAGCCGCGATGCCCAGGCACAAAAGGTTCTACGCAAAGCCCGCCAGGCTGCAGAATAG
- a CDS encoding DUF1573 domain-containing protein produces the protein MPLPSALSLLLLTLAPPSLPEPPPGSGEWYLQTVAEVRRDLAKGSFSSAAQKAGKLPDANLSVQYDDRAVPAAKRPAYKVAFDQAIADWKGVVNSLKVAPAKVPDVLINFAATLPPNPDSTGPAGAVFFTSTAPNDPSVEGVIALFRGTEKREITPVDVYNETVFAIGTHFGFARAPRAGSAMFRSDVPMAGRMRPNVLQGGLAAKNFELTQKLRAAAKAKQKVPFAVPKLLIQPDKVVAKPVGQGDDLSFSIQITNQGTAPLRYSMVPDCSCFSIRQSAPVEPGSTIAVPVKVDTVNFGGVNDKFIFLYTNDPDHSLKLIPVRFEVIPRYKFLWNEKVDVLQVDDSGRVVHLYLAVDPNHPMKIKGIDFNGVAGAGDFEPYTGPLPWDSKVQISGYKLELLFGPNIGEGRKPVTLQVLTDDPDVPEIRYSFYLQRGIAASPGFVYLGEIGKGSLRATSIVSRPGKPFKVTKIESDNGLFTAKLEPLANPWEYRIVILYKGGGPIGELEANIKVHTDDPKQPVVNINVTGVVK, from the coding sequence ATGCCGTTGCCCTCCGCGCTATCGTTGCTACTCCTCACGCTGGCACCGCCGAGCCTTCCTGAGCCGCCTCCAGGTTCGGGCGAATGGTATTTGCAAACGGTGGCAGAGGTCCGGCGCGATCTGGCAAAGGGCAGTTTTAGTTCAGCCGCACAGAAGGCCGGAAAGCTTCCAGACGCGAATCTCTCGGTGCAGTACGACGACCGCGCCGTTCCTGCCGCAAAGCGGCCCGCTTACAAAGTCGCGTTCGATCAAGCCATCGCAGACTGGAAAGGGGTCGTAAACAGCCTCAAAGTTGCGCCTGCCAAGGTTCCGGATGTTTTGATCAACTTTGCCGCGACCCTGCCCCCGAATCCAGATTCAACTGGGCCAGCCGGAGCCGTATTCTTCACTTCTACTGCGCCGAATGATCCTTCCGTTGAAGGGGTGATTGCCCTTTTTCGGGGTACCGAAAAGCGTGAAATTACGCCGGTCGATGTTTACAACGAAACGGTATTCGCGATTGGCACTCATTTTGGGTTCGCTCGGGCGCCGCGAGCAGGTTCTGCCATGTTCCGCAGCGATGTCCCAATGGCAGGGCGAATGCGACCGAACGTGCTTCAAGGTGGACTTGCCGCCAAGAATTTTGAGCTGACTCAAAAGCTCAGGGCCGCAGCCAAGGCAAAGCAGAAGGTTCCATTTGCTGTGCCGAAGCTCTTGATTCAGCCGGACAAGGTTGTCGCTAAGCCTGTCGGGCAGGGCGATGATCTTTCATTCTCGATCCAAATCACGAACCAAGGCACTGCTCCACTTCGGTATTCGATGGTGCCGGATTGCAGTTGCTTTTCCATCCGCCAATCGGCCCCAGTAGAACCAGGCTCCACCATCGCTGTTCCTGTGAAAGTGGACACGGTGAACTTCGGCGGAGTCAATGATAAATTCATTTTCTTATACACAAACGACCCCGACCATTCTCTAAAGTTGATTCCGGTTCGGTTCGAAGTCATTCCTCGATACAAGTTCCTCTGGAACGAGAAAGTGGACGTTCTTCAGGTCGATGATTCGGGAAGAGTGGTCCATCTGTATTTAGCGGTGGATCCAAACCACCCGATGAAGATCAAAGGAATCGACTTCAACGGCGTGGCCGGAGCAGGGGATTTTGAACCCTACACTGGCCCTCTTCCATGGGATTCTAAAGTGCAGATTTCAGGCTATAAACTTGAACTGTTGTTTGGTCCAAACATCGGTGAAGGGCGAAAGCCGGTGACGCTGCAGGTGTTAACAGACGACCCGGATGTGCCCGAAATTCGTTACTCGTTTTATCTCCAACGAGGGATCGCGGCCTCACCAGGATTTGTCTATTTAGGCGAAATTGGCAAAGGGAGCCTGCGAGCAACCTCCATTGTTAGCCGGCCCGGAAAACCGTTCAAAGTAACCAAAATTGAATCGGATAACGGTCTTTTCACTGCCAAGCTCGAGCCCTTGGCGAATCCATGGGAGTACAGAATCGTGATCTTGTACAAAGGTGGCGGACCGATCGGCGAGCTTGAAGCGAACATCAAGGTTCACACCGACGACCCGAAGCAACCGGTGGTCAATATCAATGTCACCGGTGTTGTCAAATGA